In a single window of the Pseudogemmatithrix spongiicola genome:
- a CDS encoding cell division protein FtsX, translated as MRLAIREALRAFERAPMLSMLSITTIAFSLFAFGLFGLVALNLRQALQQVEDRVEVRGFVAAGTPPEASSAAVDDVALFPEVAQVRLVTEAQALERARRELREFTDVFEEGLLPSSIEVRLKPGFRDPETVARVAKRLENYDFIDDVRYGEEWVRNLYRLRNIATGAGLALGITFALVSIIIIGSTIRMAVLARSREIVIMRLVGATDGFIRAPFLVEGAIKGTLGGLFALLLTWVAVQVSGRWVMQVQFFDAPIALAGIVAGAGIGLLGSAVSVGRHLRKV; from the coding sequence ATGAGACTCGCCATCCGCGAAGCCCTGCGGGCTTTCGAGCGCGCGCCGATGCTCTCGATGCTGTCCATCACGACCATCGCGTTCTCGCTGTTCGCCTTCGGCCTGTTCGGCCTCGTCGCGCTCAACCTGCGGCAGGCGCTGCAGCAGGTGGAGGACCGCGTGGAGGTACGCGGCTTCGTCGCCGCGGGGACGCCGCCCGAAGCCTCGAGCGCGGCCGTCGACGACGTCGCCCTGTTCCCCGAGGTGGCGCAGGTGCGCCTCGTCACCGAGGCGCAGGCGCTGGAGCGCGCGCGCCGCGAACTGCGCGAGTTCACCGACGTGTTCGAGGAGGGCCTGCTGCCGTCGAGCATCGAGGTACGGCTCAAGCCGGGCTTCCGCGACCCCGAGACGGTGGCCCGCGTGGCCAAGCGCCTCGAGAACTACGACTTCATCGACGACGTACGCTACGGCGAGGAGTGGGTGCGCAACCTCTACCGCCTGCGCAACATCGCGACCGGCGCCGGGCTCGCGCTCGGCATCACGTTCGCGCTGGTCTCGATCATCATCATCGGCTCGACGATCCGCATGGCGGTGCTCGCCCGCAGCCGCGAGATCGTGATCATGCGCCTCGTCGGCGCGACGGACGGGTTCATCCGGGCGCCGTTCCTGGTCGAGGGCGCGATCAAGGGCACGCTCGGCGGATTGTTCGCGCTGCTGCTCACCTGGGTCGCGGTGCAGGTCTCCGGCCGCTGGGTGATGCAGGTGCAGTTCTTCGATGCGCCGATCGCGCTCGCGGGCATCGTCGCCGGCGCCGGCATCGGCCTGCTCGGCAGCGCGGTGTCTGTCGGGCGGCACCTGCGGAAGGTCTGA
- a CDS encoding NADP-dependent malic enzyme yields MKREDALEYHARGRPGKIAVVPTKPLTNQRDLALAYSPGVAEPCLEIKANPDDAYKYTAKGNLVAVVTNGTAVLGLGNIGALAGKPVMEGKGNLFKQFADLDVFDLEVGSEHPDDVIKFCQLLEPTVGGINLEDIKAPDCFYIEETLRKTMKIPVFHDDQHGTAIISGAALLNAIEVSGKDIATVKVVFSGAGAAAISTAEHYVRLGVKREHITMCDRKGVIYEGRKEDMDPYKARFARKTDMRSIADALDGADIFVGLSVAGAVTGEMIAKMAKAPIIFALANPVPEILPHEVRAVRDDAIIATGRSDYPNQVNNVLGFPFIFRGALDARATEINEEMKMAATRALAQLAKEDVPESVSALYGLTNVKFGPEYLIPFPFDPRALLTVAPAVAWAAVASGVAREFIELETYRDQLEARLGRARGIMRGLATRAQREPKRVVFPEGEDPKIIRAAQILADDGIATPILLGRKDRVRATAEDLGISLDMIHVEEPGTSANRERYAQYLWQKRQRKGLSLVEAGQRITRATSFGSVMVAMGDADALVGGLGKHYPETIRPALEIIGTDRRHGLVSGLYMLVFEKHVVFFGDTTVNIEPTSEQLAQIAWSAAGLARTFGISPRIAMLSFSNFGSVKHPEAQKVAQAVSMLRLRDPSLVVDGEMQADTAFSSEILNTRFPFSALKEAANVLIFPDLSAGNIAYKLLTQLGGATAIGPILVGMQHPVHVLEQGADVQEIVNMAAVAVIDAQQRSRPTT; encoded by the coding sequence ATGAAGCGAGAGGACGCCCTCGAGTACCATGCCCGCGGACGACCCGGCAAGATCGCCGTCGTCCCGACCAAGCCGCTCACCAACCAGCGCGACCTGGCCCTGGCCTACTCGCCGGGCGTCGCCGAGCCCTGCCTCGAAATCAAGGCCAACCCCGACGACGCCTACAAGTACACGGCGAAGGGCAACCTGGTCGCCGTCGTCACGAACGGCACGGCCGTCCTCGGGCTCGGCAACATCGGGGCCCTCGCCGGCAAGCCGGTGATGGAAGGCAAGGGCAACCTGTTCAAGCAGTTCGCGGACCTCGACGTCTTCGACCTCGAAGTCGGCTCCGAGCACCCGGACGACGTCATCAAGTTCTGCCAACTCCTCGAGCCCACCGTGGGTGGCATCAACCTCGAGGACATCAAGGCGCCGGACTGCTTCTACATCGAAGAGACGCTGCGGAAGACGATGAAGATCCCCGTCTTCCACGACGACCAGCACGGCACGGCGATCATCTCCGGCGCGGCGCTGCTCAACGCCATCGAGGTGAGCGGCAAGGACATCGCGACGGTCAAGGTCGTATTCTCCGGCGCCGGCGCCGCCGCCATCTCGACGGCCGAGCACTACGTGCGGCTGGGCGTGAAGCGCGAGCACATCACCATGTGCGACCGCAAGGGCGTCATCTACGAAGGCCGCAAGGAAGACATGGATCCGTACAAGGCGCGGTTCGCGCGGAAGACGGACATGCGCAGCATCGCCGACGCGTTGGACGGCGCCGACATCTTCGTCGGGCTCTCCGTCGCGGGGGCCGTCACCGGCGAGATGATCGCCAAGATGGCCAAGGCCCCGATCATCTTCGCGCTGGCCAATCCCGTGCCGGAAATCCTCCCGCACGAGGTGCGCGCCGTCCGCGATGACGCGATCATCGCCACCGGCCGTTCGGACTATCCCAACCAGGTCAACAACGTCCTCGGCTTCCCGTTCATCTTCCGCGGCGCGCTCGACGCCCGCGCGACGGAGATCAACGAGGAGATGAAGATGGCGGCGACACGCGCCCTCGCGCAGCTCGCCAAGGAAGACGTGCCCGAGTCGGTGAGCGCGCTGTACGGCCTCACCAACGTGAAGTTCGGGCCCGAGTACCTGATTCCCTTCCCCTTCGATCCCCGCGCGTTGCTGACCGTGGCGCCCGCGGTGGCATGGGCGGCGGTCGCCAGCGGCGTGGCCCGCGAGTTCATCGAGCTGGAGACCTACCGGGACCAGCTCGAGGCGCGGCTCGGTCGCGCCCGCGGGATCATGCGCGGGCTGGCGACGCGCGCCCAGCGTGAACCCAAGCGCGTGGTCTTCCCCGAGGGCGAGGATCCGAAGATCATCCGCGCCGCACAGATCCTCGCCGACGACGGGATCGCGACGCCCATCCTACTGGGCCGCAAGGACCGCGTGCGCGCCACGGCGGAGGACCTCGGGATCTCCTTGGACATGATCCACGTCGAGGAGCCGGGCACGAGCGCCAACCGCGAGCGCTACGCACAGTACCTCTGGCAGAAGCGCCAGCGGAAGGGACTCTCACTGGTGGAGGCCGGCCAGCGCATCACGCGCGCGACGAGCTTCGGCTCCGTCATGGTCGCGATGGGCGACGCCGACGCCCTGGTCGGCGGCTTGGGCAAGCACTACCCCGAGACGATCCGTCCGGCGCTGGAGATCATCGGCACGGACCGTCGCCACGGGCTCGTGAGCGGCCTCTACATGCTGGTGTTCGAGAAGCACGTCGTCTTCTTCGGCGACACCACGGTGAACATCGAGCCGACGTCGGAGCAGCTCGCGCAGATCGCCTGGAGCGCGGCGGGCCTCGCCCGCACCTTCGGCATCTCGCCGCGCATCGCGATGCTGTCGTTCTCGAACTTCGGCTCGGTCAAGCACCCCGAGGCGCAGAAGGTGGCCCAGGCCGTCTCGATGCTCCGCCTCCGCGACCCCTCGCTGGTGGTCGACGGCGAGATGCAGGCGGACACGGCGTTCAGCAGCGAGATCCTGAACACCCGCTTCCCGTTCTCCGCCCTCAAGGAGGCGGCGAACGTGTTGATCTTCCCCGACCTCAGCGCGGGGAACATCGCGTATAAATTGCTTACCCAACTGGGCGGGGCCACGGCGATCGGCCCCATCCTCGTCGGCATGCAGCACCCGGTCCACGTACTGGAACAGGGCGCCGACGTGCAGGAGATCGTCAACATGGCCGCCGTTGCCGTCATCGACGCGCAGCAGCGCTCCCGTCCCACCACCTGA
- a CDS encoding trans-sulfuration enzyme family protein yields the protein MPPKSKKPSLATLAIHGAREAHAHGDAVVEPLVQSVNHLQKPGTGEGLLYTRYGNTPNAARVQKRLALLEGAEASLLLSSGMAATACALLALLRPGDHLLASQYIYGGTHRLFIEEFVRMGIDVQLVDPWEPRVWRKNIRKETRAIFLETPVNPTCRVLDLRPISFLTRNSGIALVVDSTFASPINFRPLEHGADVVIHSATKYLNGHHDVLMGAVLGSEPYIEEVLQKEMLWGQTPDPFACWLLERGLKTLDVRVQRSNETAMQVALWAEKRKEVVQVHYPGLKSHPDHEIAKDILDGYGGMLALELKGGGKAADRFLKRLRLVTHAPSLGGVDTLVSEPRFTSHAKMTPAERAAIGIPDGFLRFSIGLESAEDLIADLEQALK from the coding sequence ATGCCTCCCAAGTCGAAGAAGCCCTCCCTCGCGACGCTCGCGATTCACGGCGCCCGCGAGGCCCACGCGCACGGCGATGCCGTCGTCGAACCGCTCGTCCAGAGCGTCAACCACCTGCAGAAGCCCGGCACCGGCGAGGGGCTGCTCTACACGCGCTACGGCAACACGCCGAATGCGGCGCGCGTGCAGAAGCGCCTCGCGCTGCTCGAGGGCGCCGAGGCCTCGCTGCTGCTCTCGAGCGGCATGGCGGCCACCGCTTGCGCGCTGCTCGCGCTGCTGCGGCCGGGGGACCACCTCCTGGCGTCGCAGTACATCTATGGCGGCACGCATCGCCTGTTCATTGAGGAGTTCGTCCGCATGGGCATCGACGTGCAGCTCGTCGATCCCTGGGAGCCCCGCGTCTGGCGCAAGAACATCCGCAAGGAGACGCGGGCCATCTTCCTCGAGACGCCGGTGAACCCCACCTGCCGCGTGCTCGACCTCCGGCCGATCTCGTTCCTCACGCGCAACTCCGGGATCGCGCTCGTCGTCGACTCGACCTTCGCCAGCCCCATCAACTTCCGCCCGCTCGAGCACGGGGCCGACGTCGTCATCCACTCGGCCACCAAGTACCTCAACGGCCACCACGACGTGCTGATGGGCGCGGTGCTCGGCTCCGAGCCGTACATCGAGGAAGTGCTCCAGAAGGAGATGCTCTGGGGCCAGACGCCCGATCCCTTCGCCTGCTGGCTGCTCGAGCGCGGCCTGAAGACGCTCGACGTGCGCGTGCAGCGCTCGAACGAGACGGCGATGCAGGTCGCGCTCTGGGCCGAGAAGCGCAAGGAGGTCGTGCAGGTGCATTACCCCGGCCTCAAGTCGCACCCGGACCACGAGATCGCCAAGGACATCCTCGATGGCTACGGCGGCATGCTGGCGCTGGAACTGAAGGGCGGCGGAAAGGCCGCGGACCGTTTCCTCAAGCGCCTCAGACTCGTCACTCATGCACCATCGCTTGGCGGGGTGGACACGCTCGTGAGCGAGCCGCGCTTCACCTCGCATGCGAAGATGACGCCCGCCGAGCGCGCGGCCATCGGCATCCCCGATGGCTTCCTGCGCTTCAGCATCGGGCTCGAGTCGGCGGAGGACCTCATCGCCGACCTCGAGCAGGCCCTCAAGTAA
- a CDS encoding murein hydrolase activator EnvC family protein, with protein MRRLALALVLCALPAGLDGQQRPALPPSAQQSTERIREQQLELERLRQERRTLEQRMRDYQRNAQNVAAERQNLERQAQATARVVRSLDSQLGTLYNEVENVNASLVRTQDELFIKRAVLTRRVQEIYKRGPLYTLEALLSAESFGSLVARYKYLHLAAQRDRSLVQRVEQLNRQISEQRAMLVRLQGDVEMNRREKAEEEQRLRRLELQRGRTLAQIEAQQRTAQQRLQQISRDEQRLTNVITALEESRRRAEAAAARSGAAPSASALTTADLGRLDWPVEGSIVYRYGRVVNPNNTSITWNGIGISAPAGTPVKAIAEGEVVFAEQAGTYGLTMIVQHGGGAYSMYASLQEVHVRRGGRVTKGQTLGTVGQADPDLPPRLHFEIRPNGGRAVDPLDWLRRQPR; from the coding sequence GTGAGGCGGCTGGCACTCGCGCTCGTCCTGTGCGCCTTGCCCGCCGGGCTGGACGGCCAGCAGCGCCCCGCCCTGCCGCCGTCGGCGCAGCAGTCCACGGAGCGTATCCGCGAGCAGCAACTCGAACTCGAACGGCTGCGCCAGGAGCGGCGCACGCTCGAGCAGCGCATGCGCGACTACCAGCGCAATGCCCAGAACGTCGCCGCCGAACGGCAGAACCTGGAGCGTCAGGCGCAGGCCACCGCGCGCGTCGTGCGCTCGCTCGATTCGCAGCTCGGCACGCTCTACAACGAGGTCGAGAACGTCAATGCGTCGCTGGTCCGCACGCAGGACGAGCTGTTCATCAAGCGGGCCGTGCTGACGCGGCGCGTGCAGGAGATCTACAAGCGCGGGCCGCTGTACACGCTCGAAGCCCTGCTCTCGGCCGAGAGCTTCGGGTCGCTCGTGGCCCGCTACAAGTACCTGCACCTCGCGGCGCAGCGCGACCGCTCATTGGTGCAGCGCGTGGAGCAGTTGAATCGCCAGATCTCCGAGCAGCGCGCCATGCTGGTGCGCTTGCAGGGCGACGTCGAGATGAACCGTCGCGAGAAGGCCGAGGAGGAGCAGCGCCTCCGTCGGCTCGAACTGCAGCGCGGCCGGACGCTGGCGCAGATCGAGGCCCAGCAGCGCACCGCGCAGCAGCGGCTTCAGCAGATCTCGCGCGACGAACAGCGGCTCACGAACGTGATCACCGCCCTCGAGGAATCGCGGCGGCGTGCGGAAGCGGCGGCGGCGCGCTCAGGCGCCGCGCCCAGCGCCAGCGCCCTGACCACGGCCGACCTCGGACGCCTCGACTGGCCGGTGGAAGGCAGCATCGTGTATCGCTACGGCCGCGTGGTGAATCCGAACAACACCAGCATCACCTGGAACGGGATCGGCATCTCGGCGCCGGCGGGCACCCCGGTGAAGGCCATCGCCGAGGGCGAGGTGGTGTTCGCCGAGCAGGCCGGCACCTACGGCCTGACGATGATCGTGCAGCATGGCGGCGGCGCCTACTCGATGTACGCCTCGCTGCAGGAAGTGCACGTGCGCCGCGGCGGCCGCGTCACCAAGGGCCAGACCCTCGGGACGGTGGGGCAGGCCGATCCCGACCTGCCCCCCCGTCTGCACTTCGAGATCCGGCCCAACGGCGGCCGGGCAGTGGATCCGCTCGACTGGCTAAGGCGCCAGCCGCGTTAA
- a CDS encoding molybdopterin dinucleotide binding domain-containing protein, whose protein sequence is MRAFQPLQVVGYVASRRGDAERGPLVRIRPEDARMRLIDDGELVWVYGPRRHELAPVAYDDSLPKGGIVVRDLAGVAITEIVKLVKMDVDHRPVLTKNLA, encoded by the coding sequence ATGCGGGCGTTCCAGCCGTTGCAGGTGGTGGGCTACGTGGCCTCGCGTCGCGGCGACGCGGAGCGGGGCCCGCTGGTGCGCATCCGGCCCGAGGACGCCCGCATGCGCCTCATCGACGACGGCGAACTCGTGTGGGTGTACGGGCCCCGGCGCCACGAACTCGCGCCCGTGGCGTATGACGACTCGCTGCCGAAGGGCGGGATCGTCGTGCGCGACCTCGCCGGCGTCGCCATCACCGAGATCGTCAAGCTCGTGAAGATGGACGTGGACCACCGCCCCGTCCTCACCAAGAACCTCGCCTGA
- a CDS encoding TonB-dependent receptor, whose translation MDRQFLAMRAAFAAACLLLTTAPLVAQTAHVVGRVEDAATGTPLPAAVVRLVELHREARSHEDGSFTLGAVLPGRYQLTVQRIGYRSVTRVVEVRVGMDSLRIPMTASPLQLGATVVTGQVSERGAADAISPANVLADARLDRVLDGTVAATIRGTPGVAMASMGPATARPVIRGLSGDRVLVLEDGQRPGDLSSSSMDHAVAVEALTARKVEVVRGPMSLLYGSSALGGVVNVIRQEVPSVALEHLHGGMSVQASSVNDGGTVGGYAEFPLAGFSVRAEGSGRLAGDLRTPVGRLVNTGVVSSGAALGVSKVGDWGYSGLSYRFYGNEYGIPGGFVGAHPGGVDIRMFRHTLRSETDWHPRTGRFESVKATATFTAYEHDELTASGNVGTAFDQTQGTFELVARHAHTGIAEGGVVGMRAQYRDIAPFGANRSTRTADWSFAGFVIEEFGAGPLRAQAGLRYDLARFVPLEDRNIVVQNDTLPVAPRTFGSVSASLGAIYSWTNGIKVGASVSRSYRTPDFNELYSDGPHLAAYSYDVGDPRNNQETGVGADLFLRIDRTRVRGEIAAFANQMQGYLFPRNTGELGRVGERWKFQFTNEDATLVGAEGEVELTLAEHFVLEATASYVQGTIAGARDSIPASPGQPARLESRFLPLMPPLNGRLGLRHETPQWSYGAGLRLAARQTSLGDFETETPGYATVDLNVGRRFVIGSRLHSLTLRIDNLLNAEIREHLSRTKEIIPEAGRNVALLYRVQF comes from the coding sequence ATGGACCGCCAGTTCCTGGCGATGCGCGCGGCGTTCGCTGCCGCATGCCTCCTCCTCACGACCGCCCCCCTCGTGGCGCAGACGGCGCATGTCGTCGGCCGCGTCGAGGACGCGGCGACCGGCACGCCGCTTCCGGCTGCCGTGGTGCGGCTCGTCGAGCTGCATCGTGAGGCGCGCAGCCACGAGGACGGCTCGTTCACGCTCGGGGCGGTGCTGCCCGGTCGCTATCAGCTGACGGTGCAGCGCATCGGTTACCGCAGCGTCACGCGCGTGGTCGAGGTGCGAGTCGGCATGGACTCGCTGCGCATTCCCATGACGGCCTCGCCGCTGCAGTTGGGCGCGACGGTCGTCACGGGCCAGGTGTCGGAGCGCGGAGCGGCGGACGCGATCAGTCCCGCGAACGTGCTGGCCGATGCGCGGCTCGACCGCGTCCTCGACGGCACGGTCGCGGCGACGATTCGCGGGACGCCCGGCGTCGCCATGGCGTCGATGGGCCCGGCGACCGCTCGGCCAGTCATCCGCGGCTTGAGCGGCGACCGCGTCCTGGTGCTTGAAGACGGCCAGCGCCCGGGCGACCTCTCGAGTTCTTCCATGGATCACGCGGTGGCGGTCGAAGCCCTCACCGCGCGCAAGGTCGAGGTCGTCCGCGGCCCGATGTCGCTGCTCTACGGCTCGAGCGCATTGGGCGGCGTGGTGAACGTGATCCGCCAAGAAGTCCCGTCGGTGGCGCTCGAGCACCTGCACGGCGGCATGAGCGTGCAGGCGAGCTCAGTGAACGACGGCGGCACGGTCGGCGGCTACGCCGAGTTCCCGCTGGCAGGGTTCTCCGTGCGCGCTGAGGGGAGCGGACGCTTGGCCGGCGACCTGCGCACGCCGGTGGGGCGCTTGGTGAACACCGGTGTGGTCAGCTCTGGCGCGGCGCTGGGCGTGTCGAAGGTGGGCGACTGGGGCTACAGCGGCCTGAGTTACCGCTTCTATGGAAACGAGTACGGCATCCCGGGGGGCTTCGTCGGCGCGCATCCCGGCGGCGTGGACATCCGCATGTTCCGCCACACGTTGCGCAGCGAGACCGACTGGCACCCGCGCACGGGCCGCTTCGAGAGCGTCAAGGCGACCGCGACGTTCACGGCGTACGAGCACGATGAACTGACGGCGAGCGGGAACGTCGGGACGGCCTTCGATCAGACGCAGGGTACCTTCGAGCTGGTCGCGCGTCACGCGCACACCGGCATTGCCGAAGGCGGTGTGGTCGGGATGCGCGCCCAGTACCGCGACATCGCGCCATTCGGCGCCAACCGCTCGACGCGGACGGCCGACTGGTCGTTCGCGGGATTCGTCATCGAGGAGTTCGGGGCGGGGCCACTGCGGGCGCAGGCCGGGTTGCGCTACGACCTCGCGCGGTTCGTGCCGCTCGAGGACCGCAACATCGTCGTGCAGAACGACACCTTGCCGGTCGCGCCGCGGACCTTCGGCAGCGTGAGCGCGTCCCTCGGCGCGATCTACAGCTGGACGAACGGCATCAAGGTCGGCGCGAGCGTCAGCCGATCGTACCGCACGCCGGATTTCAACGAGCTCTACTCCGACGGCCCGCACCTCGCGGCGTACTCGTACGACGTCGGCGACCCGCGCAACAACCAGGAGACGGGCGTCGGCGCGGACCTGTTCCTGCGCATCGATCGCACGCGCGTGCGCGGCGAGATCGCCGCGTTCGCGAATCAGATGCAGGGCTATCTGTTTCCCCGCAACACGGGCGAGCTGGGCCGCGTGGGCGAGCGCTGGAAGTTCCAGTTCACCAACGAGGACGCCACGCTCGTTGGCGCCGAGGGCGAGGTCGAGCTCACGCTCGCCGAGCATTTCGTGCTGGAGGCCACCGCGAGCTACGTGCAGGGCACCATCGCCGGCGCGCGTGACAGCATCCCGGCCTCGCCGGGCCAGCCGGCGCGCCTCGAGTCGCGCTTCCTGCCGCTGATGCCGCCGCTCAATGGGCGGCTCGGCCTCCGCCACGAGACGCCACAGTGGTCGTACGGCGCGGGCCTGCGCCTCGCCGCGCGCCAGACGTCGCTCGGCGACTTCGAGACCGAGACGCCGGGCTATGCCACCGTCGACCTCAACGTGGGCCGTCGCTTCGTGATCGGTTCGCGCCTGCACAGCCTCACGCTGCGTATCGACAACCTGCTCAACGCCGAGATCCGCGAGCACCTCTCGCGGACGAAGGAGATCATCCCCGAGGCGGGGCGCAATGTCGCCCTGCTGTATCGGGTGCAGTTCTGA
- a CDS encoding ATP-binding protein — translation MTAVITVPASLDEQSFEQVLEQVAPLPADAKLLVDARHTRFATPYGLTGLLCLAQSRAEKADFAPPADDEVKSYWSRSSFFRYAEELFTMRGTVPKGRVHQDSDTVLEVTPIAKSEDVHTVVERVKDRATHILTNKLKLETRATMGFTVSLSEACQNIVEHAGRGGWVGVQVYNWAKRRVGRQVVVIAVADAGQGFRQSLSTTRVRALAGDRWGDGEALEAAVTNGYSRHTEPGRGQGIRGIKGYVHRHDGRLSIRSGTSRVTIVPPWDDSPAREDGLPAFVGAQLQIIIPERAEGS, via the coding sequence GTGACCGCCGTCATCACCGTACCCGCGTCCCTCGACGAGCAGAGCTTCGAGCAAGTGCTCGAACAGGTGGCGCCCCTGCCGGCCGACGCCAAGCTCCTCGTCGACGCGCGGCACACGCGGTTCGCGACGCCCTACGGTCTCACCGGCTTGCTCTGCCTGGCGCAGTCCCGCGCCGAAAAGGCCGACTTCGCGCCGCCGGCCGATGACGAGGTGAAGTCGTACTGGTCGCGCTCGTCGTTCTTCCGCTACGCGGAGGAGCTGTTCACGATGCGCGGCACGGTGCCCAAGGGCCGCGTGCACCAGGATTCGGACACCGTGCTCGAGGTCACGCCGATCGCCAAGAGCGAGGACGTGCACACGGTGGTGGAGCGCGTGAAGGACCGCGCGACGCACATCCTGACGAACAAGCTGAAGCTCGAGACGCGCGCGACCATGGGCTTCACGGTCTCGCTGTCGGAGGCCTGCCAGAACATCGTGGAACACGCGGGGCGCGGCGGCTGGGTGGGCGTGCAGGTCTACAATTGGGCCAAGCGGCGCGTCGGACGGCAGGTGGTGGTGATTGCCGTGGCCGACGCCGGCCAAGGCTTCCGCCAATCGCTGTCCACGACGCGGGTGCGTGCGCTGGCCGGCGACCGCTGGGGCGACGGCGAGGCCCTCGAGGCGGCTGTCACGAATGGCTACAGCCGCCATACGGAGCCCGGCCGCGGCCAGGGCATCCGTGGCATCAAGGGCTACGTGCACCGGCACGACGGCCGCCTGAGCATCCGCAGTGGCACTTCGCGGGTCACAATCGTCCCTCCTTGGGACGACTCCCCCGCGCGCGAGGACGGCCTGCCGGCGTTTGTGGGCGCGCAGCTGCAGATCATCATCCCGGAACGGGCGGAGGGATCGTGA
- a CDS encoding DUF2946 family protein, protein MTTALRAPSRQPRHSRGALGRVLAGLWLVLQVFVVAAAPVADGLVDHGDAVVVHMEDADGGPCPASHGPEACDLCQLAHGMRGLAGQSKALTVPTVARVSALPVSRVTHPVAFEFLEGHSSRAPPALG, encoded by the coding sequence GTGACCACCGCCCTCCGCGCCCCCTCCCGCCAGCCCCGCCACTCGCGGGGTGCCTTGGGGCGCGTCCTGGCCGGCCTCTGGCTTGTGCTGCAAGTGTTCGTGGTCGCGGCGGCACCGGTGGCCGACGGCTTGGTGGACCACGGTGATGCAGTCGTGGTGCACATGGAGGACGCCGATGGCGGGCCGTGCCCCGCATCCCACGGCCCCGAAGCCTGCGACCTGTGCCAGTTGGCCCACGGCATGCGCGGCCTCGCGGGGCAGTCGAAGGCGCTCACGGTGCCTACCGTCGCGCGGGTGTCCGCGCTGCCGGTCAGCCGTGTCACCCACCCAGTCGCCTTCGAGTTCCTCGAGGGTCACTCCTCCCGAGCCCCACCGGCCCTCGGTTGA
- the ftsE gene encoding cell division ATP-binding protein FtsE, whose product MIRFTKVSKQYPRGGPALEEVSFSLRRGEFAFLTGPSGAGKSTILKLVYVAERPSSGEVRVDGKSSVTLSRREIPRLRRRLGVVFQDFRLLEDRTAEQNVAFALEVTGTPQTQIGPKVARALTQVGLASKSTALPHELSGGEQQRVAIARALVNDPLVLLADEPTGNLDERSTRGIFQLLRDINASGTAVLMATHDLTLVRDAGFRTLELNRGRLVFDSAADDPGAQG is encoded by the coding sequence ATGATCCGATTCACCAAGGTTTCCAAGCAGTACCCGCGCGGCGGGCCGGCCCTCGAGGAGGTGTCGTTCAGTCTCCGCCGCGGTGAGTTCGCGTTCCTCACGGGCCCCTCGGGTGCCGGCAAGAGCACCATCCTGAAATTGGTCTACGTGGCCGAACGGCCGTCGAGCGGCGAGGTGCGCGTCGACGGGAAGAGCTCCGTCACGCTCTCGCGCCGCGAGATCCCGCGGCTGCGCCGCCGCCTCGGCGTCGTGTTCCAGGATTTCCGGCTGCTCGAGGACCGCACGGCGGAGCAGAACGTGGCCTTCGCGCTCGAGGTGACGGGCACGCCGCAGACGCAGATCGGGCCGAAGGTGGCCCGCGCGCTCACGCAGGTGGGCCTGGCCAGCAAGTCCACGGCGTTGCCGCACGAACTCTCGGGCGGCGAGCAGCAGCGCGTGGCGATCGCCCGCGCGCTCGTGAACGATCCGCTGGTGTTGCTCGCCGACGAACCGACGGGCAACCTCGACGAACGCTCCACGCGCGGCATCTTCCAACTGCTGCGCGACATCAACGCCTCCGGCACCGCGGTGCTCATGGCCACGCACGACCTCACGCTCGTGCGCGATGCGGGCTTCCGCACGCTCGAACTGAATCGGGGGCGGTTGGTGTTCGACTCCGCCGCCGATGACCCGGGAGCGCAGGGATGA